A stretch of DNA from Brevibacillus ruminantium:
AAAGCGGGCAAACATCCTGATGGAAATCCAGCGGGAAATTGCCGGAGAAAGAAACGGACGCTTTGTCGGCCGCGAGCTTGACGTGTTGATTGAGCGCTATGAAGGGCGCAATGATATTTACGTCGGCCGTACGCAGTATGATGCGCCTGAGATTGACGGTGAGGTATTCGTCTCCGGCTATCAGGGTGAGCTGGGGAAAATTGTGAAAGTAAAGATTACGCACTCCTATGAATACGACTTGGCCGGGGAGGTAGTCTAGGTGAATCTCGCCAACCGCATCACCCTTGCCAGGATATTCCTGGTGCCCGTAGTCATGTTTTTTCTGCTGGTGCGCTACAATATTGGGAGTTTTACCATCGGCAGCTTGACGATTACGTACAACGAGCTGATTGCGGCATTGGTCTTTATCTTAGCGGCAAGTACGGATGGTCTTGACGGCTACATTGCCCGTAAAAAGAAGATTGTCACGAATTTGGGGAAGTTTTTGGATCCCTTGGCTGACAAACTGCTGATCTCGGCAGCTTTGATTTCTTTAGTGGAAATGCAAAGACTGGAAGCGTGGATTGCCATCATAATCATTAGTAGAGAGTTCGCCGTAACAGGGCTGCGCCTGGTAGCGGCTGCCGAGGGACAGGTAATTGCAGCCAGCGCCTTGGGTAAACTAAAAACGTGGATTCAGATCGTAGCGATCACGGCGGTTATCATCCGCAACTTCCCGTTTGAATTTTTCGGGATCCCATTTGATACTGTGGCGATCTGGGCGATGGTAATCATCACGCTGTATTCGGGCTATGACTACTTTGCCAAGAATCGCAATGTGATCCAATACTCGTAGACAATCGGGTATTGGACTCTTTTTTCAATCCTCTAAAGAGAATGGATGAGGGTCATGAGAGCGGAGATTATTGCAGTAGGAACAGAGCTCTTACTGGGGCAGATCGCCAATACCAACGCTCAATTTTTGTCGCAGAAATTGGCGGAAATCGGGATTGGCGTGTACTTTCACACCGTCGTGGGGGATAATACCGAGCGGCTGATGGAAACGATCAAGCTGGCAGCAAGCCGCTCTGATCTGGTTATTTTTTCCGGTGGACTGGGGCCGACCCAGGATGACCTGACCAAGGAAACGGTAGCTTCGTACATAGAGACGGGACTGGTGACAGACAGCGTGGCAATGGAGCGCATTGAAGCCTTCTTTCGCCAGCGCGGTATTGTCATGACCCAGAATAAC
This window harbors:
- the pgsA gene encoding CDP-diacylglycerol--glycerol-3-phosphate 3-phosphatidyltransferase; the protein is MNLANRITLARIFLVPVVMFFLLVRYNIGSFTIGSLTITYNELIAALVFILAASTDGLDGYIARKKKIVTNLGKFLDPLADKLLISAALISLVEMQRLEAWIAIIIISREFAVTGLRLVAAAEGQVIAASALGKLKTWIQIVAITAVIIRNFPFEFFGIPFDTVAIWAMVIITLYSGYDYFAKNRNVIQYS